atctgatttgtatattgacctgggtctggggcttggtcctttgggatcaggagaacctttttcttttacttgggtattggttttcataaccatttgtccccataacgagtggcactggtggtaatactgggaaactggagtgtctaagggaattgcttgtgtgacttgcagttagccagtggggtgagaccgaagtcctcctagtctggctggtttggtttgcttagaggtggaaaaaccccagccttgggctgtaactgccctgtttaagcaatttgtccggaattggcactctcagttgggttccgccagaaccagcatcattaCATGGggtctatctctctctctttctgctgagttagtaacaaagtaagaatatacattaatgTTCTAAGTGACAGggcacaagatgtcagaacatgttagtattagagctgagtgggtctattatttattttattttatttgttcataTCAGAATTAGATACAGAGCTCCTGTCAGCTAACtgctaagttatctgccaaaaaaCTACTGTTTTCAAGACACTAAGTCTggggggatggatagctcagtggtttgagcattggcctgctaaacccaaggttgcgagttcaatccttgagaggggccacttagggaatctggggcaaaatcagtacttggtcctgctagtgaaggcaagggactgaactcgactcaatgacctttcaaggtcccttccagttctaggagatgggatatctccattaatttaaagtaGCCcttggaatcatggttaaagttgccacccccaccaaaatctgaaatggttcccttgtagctggggtggggttgggaggtGGAAATGATCCTGCAAGTgacagggggaggggaatagagGAGCAAGcaacaggggcggggccttggggggaagaggtaaaGCAGGGAAGGGGCCTTGGCAGAAGAggtgaggaaggggtggggtttcggggtccagttaccagcaagTAGAGATGTGGCAACCCACTGAATTGTACATAGACCAATTCCCCAGTTTGTCATGCTGACACAGCACAGTAACGTCAGGAAAGGTTTTAATGTCTTTTTGACTGTCCAGtaagtgattcagggaagaggaCCCAGaaccatgtcaccagccagctctgcacggAGCTCggtctgagagccagagcaccaGGAGGAAACTTTAGATCCCTTTATGAGTAagtagctggagcagcctcccgcggatctgtttggtcctcaccccaTAAATGATGGGGTGTAGCACTGGGGGCATGAGCAGGTACCCGTTGGCAATGAGAATGTGGAAATGCAGGGCCACATTCTGGCCAAACCGGTGCATGAGGAAAGACAAGAGACCTGGGATGTAAGAGGCTAAAGTGACACAGAGGTGGGAGccgcaggtcccaaaagtcttgagccgggcgtcctttgtggggaggctgaagatggccctgagaATCCGGGTGTAGGTCACAGTGATAAAAATCATATCCAGACCAACCACCAAGAGTGCCACAAAGAGTCCATAGTAACTACTGACACGGATGTCGGCACAGGCTAGCTTCATCACGGCCATGTGCTCACAGTACAAGTGGGGGAtaatgttggttctgcaatatggccctTGCCTTGCCAGGAAGGGATAGGGCAGAACGATTATGCCGCCGCGCAGCATCACGGCCAGGCCAATCTTTGCCACCATAGAGTTTGTCAGGATGgcggaatgtctcaggggatggcagatggccacatagcgatcCAAAGCCATGGCCACGAGGATCCCACAGTCCACCACTAACAAGCAGTTAGcgaagtacatctgggtgagacAGGCACTGAAAccgatctccctggaattgaaccagaagatgctcagcattttgggcaggGTAGATGTAGACAGGACCAAGTCGCTGACAGCCatcatgcagaggaaatagtacatgggctcatggaggcttggcTCCCTCTTCACAATGAAAAGGATGGAaaagttccccaagatggctatgatgtacatggtgcagaaggggatggagatccagatgtGGGCTgtctccaggccaggaatgcccagcaggatgaaggtgaaggggttggtgaagtcggttgtgttggaatctgccatggagtaggggagaaggtgtccaactctgaggcagaacGGTGTCTCTGGCATGTACTGTACCCTCCCCTAACTTCCTGTATGTGCCCAGGCTCTAGGGTGATGGTCACAGTACAAATGTCTGGATGGAGAAacaatgttaatatgagacaTACATGCACTACGggaggctgttctcatgggtgaagcagattggtcgctcttcacacactgaacaatgacattttcattattcagataAATGAATTATGAAGAACTGGCCCTACTAATCCCAATTCTATATTTGATGGTGCTCCATGAGTCAATAATTCTACATGTCTTGGTGTGGGAAACCTTAATAGGCACCAGCAGGAACCACAAGTGTGGATGCTGGTTATCCATCATTGTTCCATAATGCAATGAAAGCCAGGCTAGGGAGTCCATGCTGTAGGGAGTTCCCCATTCACCCAGTTGCTCAAAACCTGagattgtaaaaaacaaaacaaaacaaaaaacaccttctTTGCCAAGACATGTGCCAGGGTGAAACATCCCAACTAGAACAGACCTCGGGGAAAAGACTTGAGTGTCATTGATAGCAGGTTAACAAAACACATGCTCATTTGCagtaagaagaacaggagtacttgtggcaccttagagactaacaaatttatttgagcataggctttcgtgggctacagcccacttcatcggacgcatagaatggaacacacagacagaagatatttatacatacagagaacatgaaaaggtgggagtacccataccaactgtaagaggccaatcagttgagatgagctatcatcagcaggagaaaaaaacttttgaagtgataatcgagatgacccat
The Emys orbicularis isolate rEmyOrb1 chromosome 1, rEmyOrb1.hap1, whole genome shotgun sequence DNA segment above includes these coding regions:
- the LOC135873071 gene encoding olfactory receptor 52R1-like, whose product is MPETPFCLRVGHLLPYSMADSNTTDFTNPFTFILLGIPGLETAHIWISIPFCTMYIIAILGNFSILFIVKREPSLHEPMYYFLCMMAVSDLVLSTSTLPKMLSIFWFNSREIGFSACLTQMYFANCLLVVDCGILVAMALDRYVAICHPLRHSAILTNSMVAKIGLAVMLRGGIIVLPYPFLARQGPYCRTNIIPHLYCEHMAVMKLACADIRVSSYYGLFVALLVVGLDMIFITVTYTRILRAIFSLPTKDARLKTFGTCGSHLCVTLASYIPGLLSFLMHRFGQNVALHFHILIANGYLLMPPVLHPIIYGVRTKQIRGRLLQLLTHKGI